TAAATTGTGGGAAAAACTGTACCACCACAGCACCGGGGAACAGTACTACCACAAACGTCCTGCAAGATATGTTAGACAAATCTCCTGGAAGCTAGTCCCCAATGCCCCATTGCCTATATCTCCAATGGACATGACCTAAATTTGCTGAAAGTATGATCTGATTACTCTCTCAAAAGAGGTGTTTGACCTAGGTTTCTTACATGATTTCTATAATCCTcaatatgatataaattaagGGTGGTGGCTAGGAGAGGGGGGACACGATCATGGAAGGGCCCATGAATCTGTGGAATCTAGAAACACCTTTATGTTTAGCTTGGAGCATTTGGAAGGAGCAACAAAGAAAATTAAGTGGAAAGAATTGTCTTTATGGAAATTATGCTTAGATCCTTATTTGTTTGGTAACTGAAGGAAGTTAGTTATGATGGGAAACCTTTTTTGGAGTTAATTGACAGTTTAGTAGGGGCCTGGCTTAGAGGTTTTGTTCTTGATAAACTGGTGTAACTTCTATACTATGCATCTATTTGGTTCATGCCCCCTTTTGAGGTTGTTCAAGTTATGCTCTACTATCTACAATGATTCATATACTCCATAGCAACTTTGCACTGTGAAGACAATCAATTATGAGAATGACATCCCCTTTGCTTGAGGTTCTTGTTAGCGGGAGAGCTTAGAATACGATTGTCACAAAGTGCTATTGTTTCCAGAATAAACCCAACATTTGTTTCCAAATCATGTTGACTGGGTTACTGATAGCATCTTTCTTCATCTCGGATGATGGGTAGCATGGCTGCTATATTGTCATTCTGCTGAATTATCAACATTCAGTTTGATCTGCCTTGGTTCAGGGGCATTCCAATTTATGTACCTCATCGATTTTATCTTGAGATTCTTTTGGTATGATTTATTTGATAAGGTATCCTAAAAGTTATCTATGTGCATCCTAGCATTCTTTTCAATGATGCTAAAGGGTATAAAGCAGTCATTATTAAATATAACCTCATTAAGCATAGCTGAATTTTGCCAAAAATATATCTGCTCAGTTAAAATGTCTCTTCTACTTTGATTTCTCAATTCTATTTTGAGCGCTTTCTTTTTATAGTTTCCATTTATGCACTTTTCAGTCCATATCTTGTAGATTGGGGGTAACATATCTCTCCCTAATAGTGGACCATCTTGGGTAGCACAGCCCTAGACAAGAGATACTAATGTTCAATGTCTTTTCAAATAATAGTTATGAAGGATTTGTAAAATAACTAGGCATTTTTTGAATACCATGTAAATGATCTATGTTTTTTCACAAAGATTGTTCGAACCAAAGGctacttaggtttttttttctggatTGATGATAGGCTAATGGAGAATATATTGACAAATGCCAAAAATAGAGTGGCACACACTTAGTACACCAAGAGGATATAAAATGTGCCAAAAGGTCAAATAAACTGAAAAAAATTAACAGAACCCTATACAACCAATGAAGTTCAGTAGAGAGGAATAATCAACACCCAAACAACATCTAGACCACACGAAGGAGGGACTAAAAAGCtttcaaaaattgaatcaaatgcTCTATCCCATCAAAGGTTCTAGGGTTCTGTCAAAAACTGAAATCAATGCTCCATACTCAGGTTTAAAGCTTTGTGGGATTCTGTTGAGTTGAGCTGAGTTGATGTGAGGTCATTATTACAATGTACCCGTAATGCACTGCTGAATTTTTTGTTTAGGTGCTGTCAGATATTACTGATTAAATTGCCAGTTACCCCTAACTCCTTTTCCTGTGTAAGAATTTGATGTATTCAAGCAGATGATGCTGCATGTCCGGatcatttactttatttttattgaagaaatctTCACCTTGctaattgtttttcaatattCTAATCCATTGATTGAAAACTGACAGAGGGAGGTAGTGTCTCAAGCAACCATTAATGCACCTAGACGGCTTCTTCAATTTGCAGTGCGAGATGCCGTAGCAACTTCAAGGCCATCTAATTTGGCTGCAGAGCCCAAATTGAAGCGTCTTCGTTCTGTAGTTTCTACATCCACTGGAGACTCATCCTTGGATGATCGTCCTCAGAGACTTCAGTCGGTTGCAAGAATGCCAAGTGCCATGGCAACTGCAATCAAAGCTGTAGCAGAAGCTGCTGAGGATGTCATAAAAGTTAGATCCTCCGGGAATGTATTTGACCGACTTGGTCGTGGGCCTCGTGGCATGGATTTATCAGAGGTCAGTGACCAACAAGCTGGATTTAGAGAAACTGGTACTGAAGATGGAGGATATGGAGATTTTAAACAAATTCCTGAAAAAACTCGCTCAACTCATCTTCAGAGAAGTGCCTACAGTGAACATTATGCTGGGAATGTGACTATGTTGGAAAGTGAAACTGGGTTGGCTTCTGATTCTGCATCCGACAATGAAGGATATGATGATGTCAATCTGATGGGTCGTAGGATTATGGATGTTTCTCAGTCTGGTACAACTGGTGGAAATAAGGGTGATGATTCACTTATGGTGCAGTACAGTGTGGCTAAGAATGCTGATGAAGGTATGCGAACAATGCGAAGTATAGATCAGGGTCAGCCTAGTGCTGTAGCAAACACCTCTCGTAAGATTGTGAATATCTCTGTAAATGTGAATACATGGAAACCACCAGCTCATTATCAGGGACCAAGAGAGGTTGAGGAAGTAGATGGTCAGAAACCTGTGCAGGGGAATGTGACAGGCACTGGCAAATCTGGTGTGCGGTTAATGAAGGCAAATGGAAACCCTGTCTCGGTTGGCAATGGAAATGTAAGATGTTCCTACTCTCTGCTCTGATTTGTCTTGTGTTCACCTGTGTGTTGGAAGAGTTCTTTATTCTTGGTACTGGATTGCTGATATTGATGGCCTGTTAATGTTAAACAGGCAAAACCTGCTGTAGATACTCAGAGAGAGTCTCAGAAGATGCAGCCACCTGCTCCTGGTGAGTGTTGAACTGGCTTGTAAGCAATTGCTTGCTTTGTGGGTTTGAagacaaaaatttgaaatttatttttgttagttttctATCGGATTAAAGTGTATTCATACTTTTCCTTTGCTCTTGAAGCCTAACTCAAGTTTTAAAGGTTAGGGTTGATAGAATGGTGGTTCAGGTTTGATTCCATATAGCAGCAAAAccaaaaaagggggaaaaaactaaaaaggaaaaaaaaaatctgttgtctttttctctcttttttttttgtttcttttttttcgaGTTCCTCTCAGGGTTATGACTTATTTTCTACTATCAACCAATTTTGTTCTTTGACAGCATGGTCCTCTCTAATCTGTTTTGCATCTTATTTATACCTTCACTGTACTTATCTCTATGATGTAGTtctattgtatttatttatttaaatttttttatggaattGTGCAGGTTCATATTCTACTGGTCGTCCTCTAGAGGATGCTGATTCTCGGACCATTTTTGTTAACAATGTAATGACTTATCTTCATTCTAAACTTCTATTTCTAGGTAAGGAAGGGTATTCTTGTCATTGACCCCATGTGACATTTTTGTTTATGTTCATCCACAGGTTCATTTTGCTGCAACCAAGGATAGTCTTTCTCGGCATTTTAATAAGTTTGGGGAAGTGGTAAAAGTGATTATAGTAACTGATGCTGCTACAGGGCAACCAAAGGGGTAGAGTGTTTCAGATGTTGCTTGTGCTTTGCTTTCACATCCATGCTTGTGtaaatatttccttttacttctCATGACAACACATTCTCCTTGacatttttttactaaattgcATTGTGTAAGCAGGTCGGCCTATGTAGAGTTCATGCGAAAAGAGGCTGCAGAACATGCTCTTTCTCTTGATGGCACCTCCTTTATGTCACGTATTCTCAAGGTATAAATTAAAGATACCAGTTGCTCTCATTTGGTAGAAATGGTGGCCTTATACCTATAATTGTGCTTGTGTGCTTGTGGCATGTGAACAATGATATTTTTGTTCAGGATGATTTTCATTGCATGTTTACTAGAGAACTACTCCAATGTTTGATAGATAGTCTAAGTTGTCGAAATCTTGAACTGCCTAGCATGAGCCTTTATATTCAAAGGCCCAAAAGGGAATCATGGTAGATACATGGATTACCCAAATAAAACCAAGAAAGAAACTGAAATGAGAATgcataggaaagaaaatagagaggaaaagtagaagaaaagtaaaaatgaaggaaaataaaaaatagattaaaagtcaattaattatttattatttattatttactcatttcatttttttttgttatcttttatgtaaaaattaaataatttaaaaatgtataaatttctaaccgattttaattatatttgactttttttttttttttgtatttttcataattaaaccaaacattagaaaattatttttcttagcatttatttttcttttcttactacTTTCAAGGaaacaaacatagcctaagggATTCCCATCCCACACAAATAAGGgctttgtataaaaaaaattgttcaatgGCAACTCCAACCATTCTTAGTCATCaatgatttttctatttatttccaTCCATAATGAGCAAAGTGGGGCTGTGTTCCAACTTCCCTCTTCTTGCTTTCACTATCCATCCAAAGTGTCCTCAATAGGCTCAAGGAGCACCTAAGAAACGCCAAAAATGAAAGCAATAGGGATCACAGGCGCTGGGCCATCCCGTGATGGATAAGCAAATGATAGGCTTGTCATTCTGCTTTACACAAACATCATCAATTGGTCATCATTCTATCCCTTCACCATAGCTGGTTCAAAGCAAGTGACCAGATGGTCTAAAGCCATCAGAAGCTTGGCACTTACAATGGGGAGGGTCGCACTATAAGTGCAATAGTTGCTAAGACACCCTTGATTTTGTAAGACTCGAGCAGTGACGGGCTAAATAATGATATGGGAGAGGTCCAGCAATGAGCAGGGAACTTCCATACACTTCCTTCTTGTAAATGTGGTTGGACCGTGATGTTATTGACATCTTGTAGCAAGAGCTATCAATGCAGTATTTTCAGTCTTTGTGTTCCTTGCATTAGATTTGTTGGGAGTGCAAAAGCATGTACTTTTCAAAAGTTTGCTTAGAATCTGCTTGTTGTGCTCATAACTTAGGTGGTGCAAGTTGTGGGCTGACactgttcttttttattttttattttttggcagGTTGTGAAGAGAAGCTCTACCCATCAAGAAGCCGCTCCTGGCATGTCATGGCCCCGCATTGCCCGGGGTTCTCCCTTTGCTGCTGCTAGGTTTGCTAGAGTTCCTTTCCAAAGAGGTATCCCTGGTGCATTTAGGGCCCGCCTTCCAGTTAAGCTTGGTGCAAGGAGCTTGCAGTGGAAGCGCGATGCTCAGCCCACTCTAGCTGAGAGTGGTGCTCCAGCGTCCAACAACAGTGTTCCCTCTCCTACTGCTCGTAGCCTCACCTATGTCCGAACAGAGCCTAAGCCAGATGGAAATTGAGGTACCACATAGCTCACAAGATTACTCTTTTGCCCTTAAAGCTCGCGCCGTTCACAATCACACCAAAGTTCGATCACCCATGAACAAAACCTGAAAAACCTGTTTTTCATCAGAATATTGTTTATCTGCGTGACGGAGAACATCTTGCAGGTTAGAGGCTCAAAAAGTGGAGTATGGGGAAAGATTAGATTTCCTTTCTTTCCccacctaaatatttttttttctctttttttgttcatttcttttTGTCAAATTGGGGGTTTTGGTCAATGGGTAGTGGTTCTTTGTTCAGTTCTTTTTATTTGGTAAGTATCCAAAGGTTATATACCATTAGATTTGCAATCTGTGAATAGGGGATGGATTGGTTGTTGAagattattttctgttttttgacataaaaaaggaaaaaggaaaaaaagaaaaaagggaaggaaaacaagaaagagaaaaaaaaaatagaggctTAAGGCATCTGTTTGGTTTCTGGAATCTGCTTATTtagatattttgatttataatcTGCTTGTTTATATTTGGTGTTGTTGCCTAGCTGATGTGGCTTGTGCCACATtggcatattttattttcttagccGTTTACAAAAACAATGCAGTTTAAAGTTGCGTATTTTAAGTTGGACACTGAAGAGGAGTCCTGAAATACAAAGGGACTCAGTTTCTTTTGAATTAACAGTTTCTATGGGATGAAAAGGAGAGTTTGATCATGGTATTGGAGTCGTAATATGTTTAGAGAGGTTGATTCTTGTCTTATAGTAGTAGGGGGATTGGGTTTAGATTGAAATAGAGCTCTCTGggaatcaagaaaaaaaatgtaagattgAGTTTTGCTTCAAACAGAGCTCCTCAATAGTCATACTTCTTTCTAATATTAGGAATTAGGTATTACCTTACAAATGAATGCAATTCCCATCccaaccatttcttaaagggtATGGGCTAGGGTTATGAACTTATAATCTCAGATGATTGAGTTGATTCCCATGATTATAATTTCATCCCATACTGGACAAAACCAGAATAGGGTTATATGTATTCTCATTATGAGAATGGGATCATTCGAGCACATCTAAATAGATACTATGTTTATGTTTACATATGAATCTCTACACCATAAGATTCCATTTGTGATTAGAAATAGGTGTGATCAACTTGCTTTTTACAGGTCTCTCGTATGGATAtgaaggagaaaaaggaaaagaaattcaaattaaaaaaactatattaaGATTTGATTCTATGTGGATCTTTCAATCTGATTTCTCTATGTTGC
This DNA window, taken from Vitis riparia cultivar Riparia Gloire de Montpellier isolate 1030 chromosome 13, EGFV_Vit.rip_1.0, whole genome shotgun sequence, encodes the following:
- the LOC117928634 gene encoding uncharacterized protein LOC117928634, with the translated sequence MEGADRVDDRTFRVNFSGDGAARLRERVKEKLKEFMGDYTDDTLVEYVIVLLRNGRRKEEARNELNVFLGDDSHSFVSWLWDHLDSHLQLYVLPQESYPDEIAETKHTMGEHTERNDSLHLDSESERGNSLRSRSRHNREWKGLARDGAEPPPLRSSEDDHVHTEEKTHRKVGHAKRSLSPKHPNQKKRNRPDDLKQAKREVVSQATINAPRRLLQFAVRDAVATSRPSNLAAEPKLKRLRSVVSTSTGDSSLDDRPQRLQSVARMPSAMATAIKAVAEAAEDVIKVRSSGNVFDRLGRGPRGMDLSEVSDQQAGFRETGTEDGGYGDFKQIPEKTRSTHLQRSAYSEHYAGNVTMLESETGLASDSASDNEGYDDVNLMGRRIMDVSQSGTTGGNKGDDSLMVQYSVAKNADEGMRTMRSIDQGQPSAVANTSRKIVNISVNVNTWKPPAHYQGPREVEEVDGQKPVQGNVTGTGKSGVRLMKANGNPVSVGNGNAKPAVDTQRESQKMQPPAPGSYSTGRPLEDADSRTIFVNNVHFAATKDSLSRHFNKFGEVVKVIIVTDAATGQPKGSAYVEFMRKEAAEHALSLDGTSFMSRILKVVKRSSTHQEAAPGMSWPRIARGSPFAAARFARVPFQRGIPGAFRARLPVKLGARSLQWKRDAQPTLAESGAPASNNSVPSPTARSLTYVRTEPKPDGN